The following proteins come from a genomic window of Tenebrio molitor chromosome 9, icTenMoli1.1, whole genome shotgun sequence:
- the Mhc gene encoding myosin heavy chain, muscle isoform X13 translates to MPKPVVQEGDDPDPTPYLFVSLEQKRIDQTKPYDAKKSCWVPDEKEGFVLGEIKGTKGDLVTVGLPGGEEKNFKKDQVTQVNPPKYEKAEDMSNLTYLNDASVLHNLKQRYYNQLIYTYSGLFCVAINPYKRFPVYTNRCAKLYRGKRRNEVPPHIFAISDGAYVNMLTNHENQSMLITGESGAGKTENTKKVIAYFATVGASSKKTEEQSKKGNLEDQVVQTNPVLEAFGNAKTVRNDNSSRFGKFIRIHFGPTGKLAGADIETYLLEKARVISQQSLERSYHIFYQIMSGAVPGLKDQCLLSNDIYEYNFVSQGKVTIPNVDDAEELELTDQAFDVLGFTQEEKDNIYRITASVMHMGCMKFKQRGREEQAECDGTEEGERVAKLLGVEAPALYNALCKPRIKVGAEFVTQGRNVNQVSYSVGAMSKAMFDRVFKYLVKKCNETLDTKQKRQHFIGVLDIAGFEIFDFNGFEQLCINFTNEKLQQFFNHHMFVLEQEEYTREGITWAFIDFGMDLLACIELIEKPMGILSILEEESMFPKATDKTFEEKLNTNHLGKSPNFLKPKPPKPGQQAAHFAIGHYAGNVPYNITGWLEKNKDPLNDTVVDLFKKGTNKLLVDIFADHPGQSGAPDAGGGKGGKRPKGSAFQTVSSLYREQLNNLMATLRSTQPHFVRCIIPNELKQPGVIDSHLVMHQLTCNGVLEGIRICRKGFPNRMVYPDFKLRYMILAPATMAAEADPKEAARKCLEEVGLDPDSYRIGHTKVFFRAGVLGQMEELRDERLGKIVTWMQSWVRGYLSRKEFKKLQEQRLALQVCQRNLRKYLKLRTWPWYKLWQKVKPLLNVTRIEDEIAKLEEKAAKAQEAYEREAKAKKELEGLYSKLLAEKTDLLSSLEGEKGSLSEVQERANKLQAQKSDLESQLSETQDRLSQEEDARNQLTQQKKKLEQEISGYKKDIEDIELNLQKSEQDKATKDHQIRNLNDEIAHQDELINKLNKEKKLSGESSQKIAEELQAAEDKVNHLNKVKAKLEQTLDELEDSLEREKKLRGDVEKSKRKVEGDLKLTQEAVADLERNKKELEQTIQRKDKEISSLTAKLEDEQSVVGKLQKQIKELQARIEELEEEVEAERQARAKAEKQRADLARELEELGERLEEAGGATSAQIELNKKREAELAKLRRDLEESNIQHEGTLANLRKKHNDAVSEMGEQIDQLNKLKAKAEKEKAAYFGELNDLRASVDHLANEKAAVEKVSKQLQQQLNDVQGKLDETNRTLNDFDAAKKKLSIENSDLLRQLEEAESQVSQLSKIKVSLTTQLEDTKRLADEEGRERATLLGKFRNLEHDLDNIREQVEEEAEAKADIQRQLSKSNAEAQLWRQKYESEGIARSEELEEAKRKLQARLAEAEETIESLNQKVVALEKTKQRLTTEVEDLQIEVDRANAIASAAEKKQKAFDKIIGEWKLKVDDLAAELDASQKECRNYSTELFRLKGAYEEGQEQLEAVRRENKNLADEVKDLLDQIGEGGRNIHEIEKARKRLEAEKDELQAALEEAEAALEQEENKVLRSQLELSQVRQEIDRRIQEKEEEFENTRKNHQRALDSMQASLEAEAKGKAEALRMKKKLEADINELEIALDHANKANAEAQKTIKRYQQQLKDTQTALEEEQRARDEAREQLGISERRANALQNELEESRTLLEQADRARRQAEQELGDAHEQLNDLSAQNSSLSAAKRKLETELQTLHSDLDELLNEAKNSEEKAKKAMVDAARLADELRAEQDHAQTQEKLRKALETQIKDLQVRLDEAEANALKGGKKLIQKLEQRVRELENELDSEQRRHADAQKNLRKSERRIKELSFQAEEDRKNHERMQDLVDKLQQKIKTYKRQIEEAEEIAALNLAKFRKAQQELEEAEERADLAEQAIAKFRAKGRGGSAARGGSPAPPRQRPQLDGLTFPPRFDLAPENEF, encoded by the exons ATGCCTAAACCAGTGGTCCAAGAGGGGGACGATCCAGATCCGACCCCGTACTTGTTCGTTTCTCTTGAACAGAAACGTATCGACCAGACCAAGCCCTACGATGCCAAGAAATCATGCTGGGTCCCGGACGAAAAGGAGGGTTTCGTACTTGGTGAGATCAAGGGGACGAAGGGCGATCTCGTCACCGTCGGACTCCCCGGCGGAGAG GAGAAGAACTTCAAGAAGGACCAAGTGACCCAAGTCAACCCGCCCAAATACGAGAAAGCTGAGGATATGTCCAATTTGACATACCTCAACGACGCTTCCGTATTGCATAATCTCAAGCAAAGATACTATAACCAACTTATCTAT ACTTACTCTGGTCTTTTCTGCGTCGCTATCAACCCCTACAAGCGCTTCCCCGTCTACACCAACCGCTGCGCCAAGTTGTACCGTGGCAAGAGGCGTAATGAAGTCCCACCCCATATCTTCGCCATTTCTGACGGTGCCTACGTTAACATGTTGACCA ACCACGAGAATCAATCTATGTTGATTAC TGGTGAGTCTGGTGCCGGAAAAACTGAGAACACGAAGAAGGTAATTGCCTACTTCGCCACTGTCGGCGCTTCATCTAAGAAAACTGAAGAACAATCCAAGAAGGGTAACTTGGAAGATCAGGTCGTACAAACTAACCCTGTACTTGAAGCCTTCGGTAACGCCAAGACCGTGCGTAATGACAACTCTTCACGTTTC GGTAAATTCATCCGTATCCACTTCGGTCCAACTGGTAAACTGGCCGGTGCTGATATTGAGACTT ATCTACTCGAGAAAGCTCGTGTCATCTCCCAACAGTCCCTGGAGAGATCCTACCACATCTTCTACCAGATCATGTCTGGTGCCGTCCCTGGACTTAAGG ATCAATGCTTGCTTTCTAACGACATTTACGAATACAACTTCGTATCCCAGGGTAAAGTTACAATTCCAAACGTCGACGATGCAGAGGAATTAGAATTAACCGat CAAGCCTTCGACGTTCTGGGTTTCACCCAAGAGGAGAAGGACAACATCTACAGAATCACTGCCTCTGTAATGCACATGGGTTGCATGAAGTTCAAACAAAGAGGTCGTGAAGAGCAGGCTGAATGTGACGGTACCGAG GAAGGTGAACGCGTCGCCAAACTGTTGGGTGTTGAAGCCCCCGCTTTGTACAACGCTCTTTGCAAGCCCAGGATCAAGGTCGGTGCCGAGTTCGTCACCCAGGGTCGTAATGTCAACCAGGTCTCCTATTCCGTGGGTGCCATGTCGAAGGCCATGTTCGACAGGGTTTTCAAATATCTCGTCAAGAAGTGTAACGAGACCCTTGACACCAAACAGAAGAGACAGCACTTCATCGGTGTACTGGATATCGCCGGTTTCGAAATCTTCGAC TTTAACGGCTTTGAGCAGCTTTGCATTAACTTTACTAACGAAAAGCTGCAACAGTTCTTTAACCATCACATGTTCGTCCTGGAGCAAGAGGAGTACACGCGGGAGGGCATCACTTGGGCTTTCATCGATTTCGGGATGGATTTGCTCGCTTGCATTGAGCTTATCGAAAAG CCTATGGGTATCTTGTCCATCCTTGAAGAAGAGTCTATGTTCCCCAAGGCCACTGACAAGACTTTTGAGGAGAAATTGAACACCAACCACTTGGGCAAATCTCCCAACTTCTTGAAGCCCAAACCACCAAAGCCTGGCCAACAAGCTGCTCACTTCGCCATCGGCCATTACGCCGGCAAC GTACCCTACAATATCACCGGTTGGTTGGAGAAGAACAAGGACCCCTTGAACGACACCGTGGTCGACTTGTTCAAGAAGGGCACCAACAAACTCTTGGTGGACATCTTCGCGGATCATCCTGGTCAATCTGGTGCTCCCGATGCTGGTGGCGGCAAGG GTGGCAAGAGACCTAAAGGTTCAGCTTTCCAGACTGTATCAAGTTTATACAGG GAACAATTGAACAACTTGATGGCCACCTTGCGCTCTACCCAGCCGCATTTCGTCCGTTGCATCATTCCCAATGAATTGAAACAGCCCGGAGTCATCGACTCTCATCTTGTCATGCACCAGCTGACTTGCAACGGTGTACTTGAAGGAATTCGTATTTGCAGAAAAGGTTTCCCCAACAGGATGGTTTACCCCGACTTCAAACTTCG CTACATGATCTTAGCTCCTGCCACAATGGCAGCGGAGGCTGATCCCAAGGAAGCCGCCAGGAAATGTCTGGAAGAGGTCGGCTTAGATCCAGATTCTTACCGCATAGGACACACCAAG GTCTTCTTCCGCGCCGGTGTCCTGGGTCAAATGGAGGAGCTTCGCGACGAGCGTCTTGGCAAGATCGTCACCTGGATGCAATCTTGGGTACGCGGTTACCTCTCCAGGAAAGAGTTCAAGAAGTTGCAAGAACAGCGCTTGGCTCTCCAAGTGTGCCAGAGGAACTTGCGCAAGTACCTCAAGCTTCGCACCTGGCCCTGGTACAAGTTGTGGCAGAAAGTCAAGCCTCTCCTCAACGTCACCCGCATCGAGGATGAGATTGCG AAACTGGAGGAGAAAGCTGCCAAGGCCCAAGAAGCATACGAACGCGAGGCCAAAGCCAAGAAGGAATTGGAGGGACTCTACTCCAAACTCTTGGCAGAAAAGACTGATCTTCTCTCCTCTCTCGAAGGCGAAAAGGGATCCCTTTCCGAGGTCCAGGAGAGAGCCAACAAGCTCCAAGCCCAAAAGAGCGATCTTGAAAGTCAATTATCC GAAACTCAAGACCGTCTCAGCCAGGAGGAAGATGCACGCAACCAACTGACGCaacagaaaaagaaattggagCAAGAAATCTCCGGTTACAAGAAGGACATCGAAGATATTGAGCTCAACCTCCAGAAATCCGAGCAGGACAAAGCCACCAAGGACCACCAGATCAGAAACTTGAACGATGAGATCGCCCACCAAGATGAACTCATCAACAAGCTCAACAAGGAGAAGAAACTCTCCGGCGAGAGCAGCCAAAAGATCGCTGAGGAGCTCCAAGCCGCCGAAGACAAAGTCAATCACTTGAACAAAGTCAAGGCTAAGCTCGAGCAGACCCTCGACGAATTGGAGGACTCCCTCGAGCGCGAGAAGAAACTCCGCGGTGACGTGGAGAAGTCCAAGCGCAAGGTTGAAGGCGATCTCAAGCTGACCCAGGAAGCCGTGGCCGATCTCGAACGCAACAAGAAGGAACTCGAACAGACCATCCAACGCAAAGACAAGGAGATCTCATCTCTCACTGCCAAACTCGAAGACGAACAATCCGTTGTGGGCAAACTCCAGAAACAAATCAAGGAACTCCAGGCCAGGATCGAGGAACTCGAAGAGGAAGTCGAAGCCGAACGTCAAGCTCGCGCCAAGGCTGAGAAGCAACGCGCCGATTTGGCCAGGGAACTCGAGGAACTCGGCGAGCGTCTCGAGGAAGCCGGCGGTGCCACCTCCGCTCAAATCGAACTCAACAAGAAACGCGAAGCCGAACTTGCCAAACTCAGGAGGGACTTGGAAGAATCCAACATCCAACACGAAGGTACTCTCGCCAATCTCAGGAAGAAGCACAACGATGCCGTTTCCGAGATGGGTGAACAAATCGACCAACTCAACAAACTCAAGGCTAA GGCTGAAAAAGAAAAGGCTGCATACTTTGGGGAACTTAACGACCTCCGTGCCTCCGTCGACCATTTGGCTAACGAAAAG GCTGCCGTCGAAAAAGTATCTAAGCAACTCCAACAACAACTCAATGACGTCCAAGGCAAACTCGATGAAACCAACCGCACTCTCAACGACTTCGATGCCGCCAAGAAGAAGCTCTCCATCGAAAACTCTGACCTCCTCCGCCAACTCGAAGAAGCCGAATCTCAAGTCTCTCAACTCAGCAAGATCAAGGTCTCCCTCACCACCCAATTGGAAGACACCAAGAGGCTCGCCGACGAAGAAGGTCGCGAACGCGCCACTCTCCTCGGCAAATTCCGCAACTTGGAACACGACTTGGACAACATCCGCGAACAAGTTGAAGAGGAAGCCGAAGCTAAGGCCGACATCCAACGCCAACTCAGCAAGTCCAACGCTGAAGCTCAACTCTGGCGCCAGAAATACGAATCCGAAGGTATCGCCCGCTCTGAAGAACTCGAAGAGGCCAAGAGGAAACTCCAGGCCCGTCTCGCTGAAGCCGAAGAGACCATCGAGTCCCTCAACCAGAAGGTTGTAGCTTTGGAGAAGACCAAGCAGCGATTGACCACCGAAGTCGAAGATTTGCAAATCGAAGTCGACAGGGCTAACGCCATTGCCAGCGCTGCCGAGAAGAAACAGAAGGCCTTCGACAAGATCATCGGAGAATGGAAGCTCAAGGTTGACGATTTGGCCGCCGAGCTCGACGCCAGCCAGAAGGAATGCCGCAACTACTCCACCGAATTGTTCAGGCTCAAGGGAGCTTACGAAGAGGGACAGGAACAACTCGAAGCTGTCCGCCGCGAGAACAAGAACTTGGCCGACGAAGTCAAGGATCTCCTCGACCAAATCGGCGAAGGTGGCCGCAACATCCACGAGATCGAGAAGGCCAGGAAACGCTTGGAAGCCGAGAAAGACGAACTCCAAGCCGCCTTGGAGGAAGCCGAAGCCGCCCTCGAACAAGAAGAGAACAAAGTGTTGCGCAGCCAACTCGAGTTGTCTCAAGTCCGCCAAGAGATCgaccgccgcatccaagagaAAGAGGAGGAATTCGAAAACACCCGCAAGAATCATCAACGCGCTCTCGACTCCATGCAAGCCTCCCTCGAAGCCGAAGCCAAAGGCAAGGCTGAGGCTCTTCGCATGAAGAAGAAGTTGGAAGCCGACATCAACGAGCTCGAAATCGCCTTGGACCACGCCAACAAG GCCAACGCCGAGGCCCAGAAGACCATCAAGCGCTACCAACAACAGCTCAAGGACACCCAGACCGCCCTCGAGGAGGAACAACGTGCCCGCGACGAAGCCCGCGAACAACTCGGCATCTCTGAGCGCCGCGCCAACGCCCTCCAGAACGAACTCGAAGAGAGCCGCACTCTCTTGGAACAAGCCGACCGCGCTCGCCGCCAAGCCGAGCAAGAATTGGGTGACGCCCACGAGCAACTCAACGACCTGTCCGCCCAGAACTCGTCTCTCTCCGCTGCCAAGAGGAAACTCGAGACCGAGCTCCAGACCCTCCACTCTGACCTCGACGAACTCCTGAACGAGGCCAAGAACTCCGAAGAGAAGGCGAAGAAAGCCATGGTCGACGCCGCTCGTCTCGCCGACGAACTCCGCGCCGAACAAGACCACGCCCAGACCCAGGAGAAACTCCGCAAGGCTCTCGAGACCCAGATCAAGGATCTCCAAGTCCGTCTCGACGAGGCCGAAGCCAACGCCCTCAAGGGAGGCAAGAAGCTGATCCAGAAACTCGAACAGCGCGTCAGGGAGTTGGAGAACGAATTGGACAGCGAACAGAGGAGACACGCCGACGCCCAGAAGAACTTGAGGAAATCGGAGCGCCGCATCAAGGAGCTGAGCTTCCAAGCCGAGGAAGACCGCAAGAACCACGAACGCATGCAGGATCTCGTCGACAAGTTGCAACAAAAGATCAAGACCTACAAGAGGCAGATCGAGGAAGCCGAAGAAATCGCCGCCCTCAACTTGGCTAAATTCCGCAAGGCTCAACAGGAGTTGGAGGAAGCCGAGGAACGTGCCGACCTCGCTGAACAGGCCATCGCTAAATTCCGCGCGAAGGGACGTGGGGGATCCGCCGCCAGGGGAGGCAGCCCAGCG CCCCCGAGACAGCGCCCCCAATTAGACGGCCTTACCTTCCCACCAAGGTTCGACCTGGCTCCTGAAAACgaattctaa